The Argentina anserina chromosome 3, drPotAnse1.1, whole genome shotgun sequence genome includes a region encoding these proteins:
- the LOC126788098 gene encoding protease Do-like 5, chloroplastic isoform X1 — protein sequence MLVLGSLTQIKLPPPIPTTSCSSSNRSEKALVTKRRSLLLCPAAVVASLLHFYNPISSQPSAIAQQQLQDELQREEDRAVNLFQKTSPSVVYIKDIEIDKSLKGSPNAVSQSEDDSAKVEGTGSGFIWDKFGHIVTNYHVVAKLATDQTGLQRCKVYMVDARGNGFSSEGKIVGLDASRDLAVLKVNIEGHELKPVVLGTSSDLRVGQTCFAIGNPYGYENTLTTGVVSGLGREIPSPDGNTIKGAIQTDAAINAGNSGGPLIDSYGHVIGVNTSTFTRKGSGTSSGVNFAIPIDSVVRTVPYLIVYGTPYSNRF from the exons ATGTTGGTGTTGGGTTCTCTTACCCAAATCAAGCTCCCTCCACCAATACCAACCACCTCTTGTTCTTCCTCAAATCGTTCCGAGAAGGCCCTTGTCACAAAACGAAGATCTCTACTGCTTTGCCCAGCTGCTGTGGTGGCATCCTTGCTCCATTTCTATAACCCCATTTCATCACAACCTTCAGCAATTGCTCAGCAGCAGCTGCAAGATGAGCTTCAGCGAGAAGAAGACCGTGCTGTGAATCTCTTTCAG AAAACTTCTCCATCAGTGGTTTACATTAAAGACATTGAAATTGATAAAAGCCTCAAAGGTTCTCCTAATGCAGTCTCACAAAGTGAGGATGATAGTGCTAAGGTTGAAGGAACAGGTTCTGGCTTCATTTGGGATAAGTTTGGTCACATT GTCACAAATTACCATGTTGTAGCTAAATTGGCTACAGATCAAACCGGATTACAGCGTTGTAAG GTTTATATGGTTGATGCAAGGGGCAATGGTTTTAGCAGTGAAGGCAAGATTGTTGGTTTAGATGCATCTCGTGATCTGGCTGTTCTTAAG GTTAATATTGAAGGGCATGAGCTTAAACCTGTTGTTCTTGGTACATCTAGTGATTTGCGTGTGGGTCAGACATGCTTCGCCATTGGAAATCCATATGGATATGAGAATACACTAACAACTGGG GTTGTCAGTGGACTAGGCAGGGAGATACCGTCACCAGATGGAAATACCATTAAAGGAGCTATTCAAACTGACGCTGCTATTAATGCAG GGAATTCAGGCGGGCCATTGATCGATTCATATGGTCATGTTATTGGAGTTAACACATCAACATTCACTCGCAAAG GGTCAGGAACATCATCTGGTGTTAACTTTGCAATACCAATAGATTCTGTTGTGCGAACTGTACCTTACCTTATTGTATACGGAACACCTTATAGTAATAGGTTTTGA
- the LOC126788098 gene encoding protease Do-like 5, chloroplastic isoform X2, with the protein MLVLGSLTQIKLPPPIPTTSCSSSNRSEKALVTKRRSLLLCPAAVVASLLHFYNPISSQPSAIAQQQLQDELQREEDRAVNLFQVTNYHVVAKLATDQTGLQRCKVYMVDARGNGFSSEGKIVGLDASRDLAVLKVNIEGHELKPVVLGTSSDLRVGQTCFAIGNPYGYENTLTTGVVSGLGREIPSPDGNTIKGAIQTDAAINAGNSGGPLIDSYGHVIGVNTSTFTRKGSGTSSGVNFAIPIDSVVRTVPYLIVYGTPYSNRF; encoded by the exons ATGTTGGTGTTGGGTTCTCTTACCCAAATCAAGCTCCCTCCACCAATACCAACCACCTCTTGTTCTTCCTCAAATCGTTCCGAGAAGGCCCTTGTCACAAAACGAAGATCTCTACTGCTTTGCCCAGCTGCTGTGGTGGCATCCTTGCTCCATTTCTATAACCCCATTTCATCACAACCTTCAGCAATTGCTCAGCAGCAGCTGCAAGATGAGCTTCAGCGAGAAGAAGACCGTGCTGTGAATCTCTTTCAG GTCACAAATTACCATGTTGTAGCTAAATTGGCTACAGATCAAACCGGATTACAGCGTTGTAAG GTTTATATGGTTGATGCAAGGGGCAATGGTTTTAGCAGTGAAGGCAAGATTGTTGGTTTAGATGCATCTCGTGATCTGGCTGTTCTTAAG GTTAATATTGAAGGGCATGAGCTTAAACCTGTTGTTCTTGGTACATCTAGTGATTTGCGTGTGGGTCAGACATGCTTCGCCATTGGAAATCCATATGGATATGAGAATACACTAACAACTGGG GTTGTCAGTGGACTAGGCAGGGAGATACCGTCACCAGATGGAAATACCATTAAAGGAGCTATTCAAACTGACGCTGCTATTAATGCAG GGAATTCAGGCGGGCCATTGATCGATTCATATGGTCATGTTATTGGAGTTAACACATCAACATTCACTCGCAAAG GGTCAGGAACATCATCTGGTGTTAACTTTGCAATACCAATAGATTCTGTTGTGCGAACTGTACCTTACCTTATTGTATACGGAACACCTTATAGTAATAGGTTTTGA